A segment of the Butyrivibrio fibrisolvens genome:
CTTGCTGATCGTGGTGATATTACATTTGTTCAGGCAGACCTCAATGACAAAGACGGAATCATGAGTTCTGTAAAGTCATCTCTTGATTCTATAAGGGAAAGTGAAAACAAAGGTGATGCGCCTTTATACATCATCCACGGAGCTGCTGTAACAGCGTCTAAGATGATGGTAGAAATGCCTGTAGAGACAATAGATACAGCTATTAATGGCACTAAGAATATGCTTGAAGTAGCAAGAGAGTTCGGAACAGCTTCTTTTGTCTATATATCTTCAATGGAAGTATACGGAAGCTTTACAGAAGCTACATATGTAACTGAGGACAAGATGGGTTATATCGATCCTTTAGTAGTCAGAAGTAACTACCAGCTTACAAAGCGCATGTGTGAAAATATGTGCATTGCTTATGCTAAAGAGTTTGATGTGCCTGCTAAGATCGCACGTCTTTCCCAGACTTTTGGTGCAGGAATACTTCCCGGTGAAAACAGGGTATTTGCACAGTTTGCAAGAAGCGTAATGAATGGCCAGGATATAGTCCTTCATACTAAAGGCCTTTCTGAAGGTAATTACTGCTATACAGCAGATACTATAAGAGGTCTTCTTACAATACTTGTTAAGGGTGAGAATTCTAATGCCTATAACATCAGTAACGAAGATACTCACACCACAATTGCAGGTATGGCTAAGTTTGCTTCTGAAACACTTGCAGGTGGCAAGATCAAGGTTGTATTTGATATTCCTGAAGATAATAAATTTGGATATGCAGCAGATACTAAGATGAAGCTTTCAAATACAAAACTCAAAGCACTTGGCTGGGAGCCTTGTTATGGCCTT
Coding sequences within it:
- a CDS encoding NAD(P)-dependent oxidoreductase — protein: MSIKDKNIIESPLDSTLQEDLENTALNDKVPFDKLKDSIILVTGATGLVGMQMVKSLAAMNRLKDANISIMALVRNPEKAKSIYGDLADRGDITFVQADLNDKDGIMSSVKSSLDSIRESENKGDAPLYIIHGAAVTASKMMVEMPVETIDTAINGTKNMLEVAREFGTASFVYISSMEVYGSFTEATYVTEDKMGYIDPLVVRSNYQLTKRMCENMCIAYAKEFDVPAKIARLSQTFGAGILPGENRVFAQFARSVMNGQDIVLHTKGLSEGNYCYTADTIRGLLTILVKGENSNAYNISNEDTHTTIAGMAKFASETLAGGKIKVVFDIPEDNKFGYAADTKMKLSNTKLKALGWEPCYGLEDAYRRMMASMKQLNI